One part of the Aspergillus luchuensis IFO 4308 DNA, chromosome 5, nearly complete sequence genome encodes these proteins:
- a CDS encoding flavin monoamine oxidase family protein (COG:E;~EggNog:ENOG410PGT4;~InterPro:IPR002937,IPR036188;~PFAM:PF01593;~SECRETED:SignalP(1-22);~antiSMASH:Cluster_5.22;~go_function: GO:0016491 - oxidoreductase activity [Evidence IEA];~go_process: GO:0055114 - oxidation-reduction process [Evidence IEA]), translating into MPRYSQWYTPLVLGLLYSSGLAGALSHHAPRENDREVLKFQVPSLVTADSLHNVHLDFVDSSFEGHIKVLYGDCQTGLGHHEIGHIVIERDAHPERFVWITPADAPHLHCLHAVSGSTLLARSDPIPIATRLARRESIANVSDMMGPWFDGVAYMQGKEPGKAVVSAAKNSSVAILGGGISGLMTSLLLNSVGMTNWHIVESTHRLGGRIRTHYMNNSRPDQYQYQELGPMRFPMNITYADTNETLQIQDMRLVLQLADVLNELNADANPELRVNFIPWIQNNPNVPADTGGVRLPDGRIPTVAQVAANSSLAYTPPPANASAVADAKARYMEYAQTDKISKIREVARNMYRAHKAALEDGFYHWSEAAYMRYALGEDADVVDLAAGASNNPLWDGFYDDVYFAATEWRTIDQGVESLARAFLPHVTDKATLGRVVAGLSYNESSGKIAYTWRDSPLQITPERSEEYDYAVVAAPFTKVRMWDLPRYSSILSRAISETNYQPSCKLALLYETRFWEHQEQPIFGGCGEVDIPGVQYVCYPSFNLNGTGPAAVLGAYAVGSPARSVQALKPEDYVALARRSMVEIHGEIAEEQYTGISHVHCWETDEHQNGAWTHPLVGQQEIFLPAYYQTEFQTIFIGEHTSYTHGWIAAAVDSAVRGTTQLLLDLGLVDEAKAIVHEWMGRWIEL; encoded by the exons ATGCCTCGCTACAGCCAGTGGTACACACCCCTTGTTTTGGGCCTGCTCTACAGCAGCGGCCTAGCAGGCGCACTCTCTCACCATGCCCCAAGAGAGAATGACCGAGAAGTCCTCAAATTTCAGGTACCGAGCCTGGTAACCGCGGACTCCCTGCACAACGTCCATTTGGACTTTGTGGACAGCAGCTTTGAAGGACATATCAAAGTGCTTTACGGCGACTGTCAAACCGGTCTTGGACATCATGAAATTGGCCACATTGTCATCGAGCGTGACGCTCATCCGGAGCGCTTCGTCTGGATCACCCCGGCCGATGCGCCCCATCTTCACTGTCTCCACGCCGTTTCCGGATCCACCCTGCTCGCTCGTTCTGATCCCATTCCGATTGCCACCCGCTTGGCTCGTCGGGAAAGCATCGCCAATGTGTCTGATATGATGGGCCCTTGGTTTGACGGCGTTGCGTACATGCAAGGCAAGGAACCCGGCAAGGCCGTGGTGTCGGCAGCCAAGAACTCCTCCGTGGCCATCCTCGGCGGTGGAATCTCCGGACTCATGACGAGTCTGCTGCTCAACTCTGTCGGCATGACCAATTGGCATATTGTGGAGTCCACCCATCGGTTGGGTGGCCGCATTCGCACCCACTATATGAACAATTCGCGGCCCGATCAGTACCAATACCAGGAGTTGGGGCCTATGCGCTTTCCCATGAACATCACCTACGCCGATACCAACGAGACGCTCCAAATTCAGGACATGCGGCTGGTCCTCCAGTTGGCCGATGTTCTCAATGAGCTCAATGCCGATGCTAATCCAGAGCTGCGAGTCAACTTTATTCCCTGGATCCAGAATAATCCTAATGTCCCAGCAGACACTGGCGGTGTTCGCCTGCCAGATGGCCGAATCCCCACTGTAGCCCAGGTTGCCGCCAACTCGTCGCTGGCATACACGCCGCCCCCCGCCAACGCCAGTGCGGTTGCGGACGCCAAAGCTCGGTACATGGAGTACgcccagacagacaagaTCAGTAAGATCCGGGAGGTTGCTCGCAACATGTACCGCGCACACAAAGCGGCGTTGGAAGATGGGTTCTACCACTGGTCGGAGGCCGCATATATGCGGTACGCGCTGGGGGAGGATGCGGATGTCGTGGACCTCGCCGCTGGCGCGTCCAACAATCCCCTTTGGGATGGATTTTACGATGATGTCTACTTTGCGGCTACTGAATGGCGTACCATCGACCAGGGGGTGGAATCTCTGGCGCGAGCATTTTTACCGCACGTCACAGACAAAGCCACCCTCGGGCGGGTGGTGGCCGGGCTCTCGTACAATGAGAGCTCGGGCAAGATTGCCTACACCTGGCGCGACTCTCCCCTGCAGATCACCCCTGAGCGCAGCGAGGAATATGACTATGCCGTCGTGGCTGCGCCCTTTACCAAGGTGCGCATGTGGGATTTGCCGCGATACTCGTCGATTCTGAGCCGGGCCATCTCCGAGACAAATTATCAACCCTCCTGCAAGCTCGCTTTGCTGTACGAAACCCGCTTCTGGGAGCACCAAGAACAGCCCATTTTCGGGGGCTGCGGCGAGGTGGACATTCCCGGGGTGCAATATGTATGCTATCCATCATTTAATCTGAATGGAACCGGCCCCGCGGCGGTTCTTGGGGCATATGCCGTCGGAAGCCCGGCGCGGAGTGTACAGGCGTTGAAACCTGAGGACTATGTGGCACTGGCACGGCGCAGCATGGTGGAGATCCATGGAGAGATTGCAGAGGAGCAATACACGG GAATTTCCCATGTTCACTGCTGGGAAACTGATGAACACCAGAACGGCGCATGGACACACCCCCTCGTTGGGCAGCAAGAGATTTTCCTGCCTGCCTACTACCAGACCGAGTTCCAGACGATATTTATTGGCGAGCATACCTCGTACACCCATGGCTGGATTGCCGCGGCTGTGGACTCCGCCGTGCGCGGCACTACCCAACTATTGCTAGATCTGGGACTGGTGGATGAGGCCAAGGCAATTGTACATGAGTGGATGGGTCGATGGATTGAATTGTAA
- a CDS encoding uncharacterized protein (COG:S;~EggNog:ENOG410QDY3;~InterPro:IPR020846,IPR011701,IPR036259;~PFAM:PF07690;~TransMembrane:12 (i61-81o101-124i131-150o156-177i189-207o219-240i331-352o364-389i410-429o441-459i471-492o504-525i);~antiSMASH:Cluster_5.22;~go_function: GO:0022857 - transmembrane transporter activity [Evidence IEA];~go_process: GO:0055085 - transmembrane transport [Evidence IEA]), translating into MQRLVIQAGVSSSMADKKIAVDCIEHADQVLVDEAGRIKRLPVPSDDPNDPLNFALWEKTGIVVCCCWFSIMSLSVIGGLGSVLDVFFQMYGAEGHSTNQVVWLSTFPSLFVGIGNYIILPLALVCGRRPVMLIANTVLLGSLIGCALSQNWAQHFGLRVLLGFATGATESLLPLMLAEVTFIHQRGTIYGIYWATQNIVTSLLTLASSYEVAALGWRWFYWVFVITVAVGLVLVVFVCFETRFQRRPIFLGNNAVVTDQYGVTRVLTVPETQEYLASEEGRFYADLGGDTPPKKTYRQMLNAWPRPCPHPIRNVLLTWWQMLETFSSPGIIYATLLSAVILGGSVGVSLTYDTVLQYNYGWSAASIGLINLGGVFGGLGGMLYAGILGDRVIVWLARRAGGVHKPEHHLLLLIFPGLLAVASLILYGFTASGNATWGGPFMGWTLYQVAFVSTLIRTTSFATEAWEKNPGPALVTVVGTKNIIGFGVSYGLNPMVAKYSYPAAMGILAGVVGGILLLGIPVYFFNPMWRRYISQQRTRSQGQLGGP; encoded by the exons ATGCAGCGGCTTGTTATTCAAGCAGGAGTGTCTAGCAGCATGGCCGACAAGAAGATTGCCGTCGACTGCATCGAGCATGCTGACCAGGTTCTGGTGGACGAGGCCGGTCGCATTAAGCGTCTCCCGGTACCAAGTGACGATCCCAATGACCCCTTGAACTTTGCGCTGTGGGAAAAGACAGGCATCGTAGTGTGCTGCTGTTGGTTCT CTATCATGTCACTCTCCGTCATTGGAGGTCTGGGTTCAGTCCTGGATGTATTCTTTCAAATGTATGGCGCAGAAGGTCACAGCACCAACCAGGTTGTCTGGCTCTCCACTTTCCCTTCACTGTTTGTGGGAATTG GGAACTACATAATCCTGCCGCTAGCCCTTGTTTGTGGGCGTCGACCAGTGATGCTCATTGCCAACACCGTTCTGCTGGGCTCGTTGATTGGTTGTGCCTTGTCGCAGAACTGGGCCCAGCATTTCGGGTTGCGTGTCTTATTAGGTTTCGCGACAGGAGCGACCGAATCG CTTCTTCCCTTGATGTTGGCAGAGGTGACCTTTATCCACCAGCGCGGCACGATTTACGGCATCTACTGGGCAACTCAGAACATCGTGACGAGTCTTCTGACGCTAGCCAGTTCGTACGAAGTGGCAGCGCTGGGCTGGCGCTGGTTTTACTGGGTTTTTGTTATAACCGTTGCCGTTGGGCTCGTCCTAGTGGTGTTTGTCTGCTTCGAGACGCGGTTCCAGCGTCGACCGATCTTCCTGGGCAACAATGCCGTCGTTACCGACCAATATGGGGTGACCCGAGTCCTAACTGTCCCAGAAACCCAAGAATACCTGGCTAGTGAAGAGGGTCGCTTCTACGCGGACCTTGGTGGCGACACTCCTCCCAAGAAGACCTACCGCCAGATGCTTAACGCTTGGCCACGCCCCTGCCCTCATCCGATACGCAACGTTCTGCTCACCTGGTGGCAGATGCTGGAGACTTTCAGCTCGCCCGGCATAATCTATGCCACACTTCTTTCCGCTGTCATTCTAGGCGGATCCGTCGGTGTCTCTCTTACCTATGACACGGTCTTGCAGTATAATTACGGCTGGAGCGCCGCCAGCATTGGCCTCATCAACTTAGGGGGTGTATTTGGCGGGCTGGGCGGCATGCTCTACGCGGGGATCTTGGGCGACCGTGTCATTGTCTGGTTGGCCCGGCGCGCCGGAGGTGTTCATAAGCCCGAACACCATCTTCTCTTATTGATCTTCCCCGGGCTCTTGGCCGTAGCCTCGTTGATTTTGTATGGGTTCACCGCTAGTGGCAATGCCACTTGGGGTGGGCCGTTCATGGGCTGGACACTCTACCAGGTAGCCTTCGTCTCGACACTCATTCGCACGACATCGTTTGCCACCGAGGCATGGGAAAAGAATCCGGGTCCAGCGTTGGTGACGGTCGTAGGGACGAAAAATATCATTGGATTTGGAGTCAGCTATGGCTTGAATCCGATGGTGGCCAAGTATAGTTATCCGGCAGCCATGGGGATTCTGGCGGGGGTAGTAGGTGGCATTCTGCTCTTGGGGATTCCAGTCTACTTTTTCAATCCGATG TGGAGACGGTATATCAGCCAGCAACGGACTCGAAGCCAGGGGCAGCTTGGAGGGCCGTAG
- a CDS encoding glycosyl hydrolase family 43 protein (CAZy:GH43;~COG:G;~EggNog:ENOG410PKK0;~InterPro:IPR008979,IPR023296,IPR006710;~PFAM:PF04616;~SECRETED:SignalP(1-18);~go_function: GO:0004553 - hydrolase activity, hydrolyzing O-glycosyl compounds [Evidence IEA];~go_process: GO:0005975 - carbohydrate metabolic process [Evidence IEA]) — MLAQVLLASVAIANVATASLQIVPGATWTAAGTNQHIQAHGGGIIEVDGTYYWAGENHLNGSAFQSINCYSSTNLVEWTFEGELLSLQSSGDLGPDRVVERPKIIYNDDTSTYVMWMHIDDSSYGEAKTGVATSSSVCGQYDYLGSFQPLGHQSRDIGLYKDDNGTAYLLSEDRPNGLRIDRLTDDYLNVTYTTHLFPEHYEAPAIYKQDGVYFMFGSQLTGWSANDNKYTTSTDLNGTWSDWSNFATAGTDTYDSQTTFVMQVGKSVMYMGDRWVSSNLMASTYIWLPLTLGGTNATLIDSSNWIPSTDGTWSSGGDETDPEAEASTNVLSNGAKVISCSGCSGDESVGWIGGSDNGTLEMRNISSDASTTTTIQVRYENGDSTQRYTTVTVNGKSQILAFLPSDNGNTPATSVLNAQLESGDDNIITFSAYEEEYGPDIDRLLVPEE, encoded by the exons ATGTTGGCGCAGGTCCTTCTTGCTTCCGTGGCAATCGCCAATGTTGCGACTGCATCGTTACAGATT GTTCCGGGCGCGACATGGACTGCCGCGGGGACAAACCAGCATATTCAAGCTCATGGAGGTG GCATTATTGAAGTGGACGGCACGTACTACTGGGCCGGAGAGAACCACCTGAACGGAAGCGCCTTCCAGTCCATCAACTGTTACTCCAGCACT AACTTGGTCGAGTGGACGTTTGAGGGTGAATTGCTCTCCTTGCAGAGCAGTGGAGACCTGGGCCCCGACCGTGTCGTGGAGCGGCCCAAGATCATCTACAACGATGACACCTCCACGTATGTGATGTGGATGCACATTGACGATAGCTCCTATGGCGAGGCGAAAACGGGGGTAGCCACCTCCTCAAGCGTCTGCGGACAGTACGATTATCT TGGTTCATTCCAGCCGCTGGGCCATCAGTCGCGCGATATCGGTCTGTACAAAGATGACAACGGAACGGCCTATTTGCTTTCTGAGGAT CGTCCGAACGGCTTGCGGATTGACAGATTGACTGACGACTACCTCAACGTAACTTATACTACTCACCTGTTCCCGGAGCATTACGAGGCACCGGCCATCTATAAGCAGGATGGGGTCTATTTCATGTTCGGTTCGCAATTGACTG GATGGT CTGCCAACGATAACAAGTACACCACTTCCACAGACCTCAATGGCACATGGAGTGATTGGAGTAACTTTGCAACGGCGGGGACGGACACCTATGACTCCCAGACCACCTTTGTGATGCAGGTTGGGAAGAGCGTGAT GTACATGGGTGACCGCTGGGTCTCATCGAATCTGATGGCTTCGACATACATCTGGCTACCCTTGACATTGGGTGGAACCAACGCGACTTTG ATTGATAGCTCCAACTGGATCCCCTCCACAGATGGCACCTGGTCGTCCGGGGGCGACGAAACCGATCCCGAAGCTGAAGCATCCACCAACGTCCTGTCCAACGGAGCGAAGGTTATCTCGTGCAGCGGGTGCTCGGGCGACGAGTCTGTTGGCTGGATTGGAGGGTCCGACAATGGGACTCTTGAGATGCGTAACATCTCCAGTGACGCGtcgaccacaaccaccattcAGGTGCGGTATGAGAACGGGGATTCTACCCAGCGCTACACCACCGTCACAGTGAACGGCAAGTCGCAGATTTTGGCATTCCTGCCGTCCGATAATGGAAACACGCCGGCCACGTCGGTGCTGAACGCCCAACTAGAGAGCGGCGATGACAATATCATCACCTTCAGCGCCTATGAGGAGGAATACG GTCCTGATATCGATCGGTTGCTTGTGCCCGAGGAGTAA
- a CDS encoding uncharacterized protein (COG:S;~EggNog:ENOG410PQVD): MASSLIIGLPKIYANRGCKCVPPTNDFLLGTWHVTHSSLPLWKGKCNVNITYQLLPPDSSGMVRIDDLVRYQVIGSEKIKSVHGVDTPTPGNQGAWDWRGRGWLMVASSHWECLGFGQTLEEDNQWMVTYFAKTIFTPAGIDIYSRDKRGLSSTMIDEILRSLQSFGVEEITELASIIFPIPQM, encoded by the coding sequence ATGGCTTCCTCCCTCATTATCGGGCTCCCTAAAATTTATGCCAATCGGGGTTGTAAGTGTGTGCCTCCGACCAATGACTTCCTGCTTGGCACCTGGCATGTCACACACTCCAGTCTGCCGCTCTGGAAGGGCAAGTGCAATGTCAACATCACTTATCAGTTGCTTCCGCCGGATTCCTCCGGCATGGTCAGGATTGACGACCTGGTCCGATATCAGGTCATCGGGTCAGAGAAGATCAAGTCGGTTCATGGCGTGGACACCCCAACTCCGGGGAACCAAGGGGCCTGGGACTGGCGCGGCAGGGGTTGGCTGATGGTCGCGAGCTCGCACTGGGAATGCCTGGGCTTTGGCCAGAcactggaagaagacaatcaATGGATGGTCACCTATTTTGCCAAAACTATCTTTACCCCAGCCGGCATTGACATCTACTCTCGCGATAAGAGAGGGCTATCCTCCACCATGATCGACGAAATTCTTCGAAGCCTCCAAAGTtttggtgttgaggagatCACCGAGCTCGCCAGTATTATCTTCCCAATTCCGCAGATGTAG
- a CDS encoding uncharacterized protein (COG:S;~EggNog:ENOG410PY1P;~SECRETED:SignalP(1-18)) — protein sequence MLSLLLLAALGTATVTLHDSSDFAALTADAADDALTANWDYTPTTYQVNAIVGAYEYSDKTGTIEHETLAVSANDTSVLVITEGSVVNVSYSTIVKHGYSSDLYQSSFFGLNAAVNVANESVAKFDHVNVTVHNGAANVYSYGNNTYVFISDSSLYSSGPVSHGLYAAGYGTIVGRNLEHYSGAYRSSSFAGDSPQGYVYVYDSVAHTAGIGSAIIYGQGTVYAENIVGYAEQAPVAFLDTAQIDIYDSDLTAGLLAGAVVFSSGTRGSGSEINFTNSRLTVLPEAAAALWFGNVIASSHLTSTSISTTSGILVVANYSQVTQDFSYFADSTAAAEATVTISESDLEGDLVAYNGSSISWSLTEYSSWTGTAYSGYGTSTLAVSLDVTSTWTLTNDTVLNNFTDSDQTLSNVYSAGYTLYYDSSAAANRWLNGTTKQLTGGGSVTPATAAQLAR from the coding sequence ATgctatctcttcttctccttgctgcTCTCGGCACGGCCACGGTTACCCTCCACGATTCTAGCGACTTTGCTGCTCTCACCGCCGATGCAGCTGATGATGCATTGACGGCGAATTGGGACTACACCCCGACTACCTATCAAGTCAATGCTATCGTGGGGGCTTATGAATACTCTGATAAAACTGGTACTATCGAGCATGAAACGCTTGCAGTCTCTGCCAATGATACCAGTGTCCTCGTTATCACCGAAGGATCGGTCGTGAATGTCTCCTACTCCACCATTGTTAAGCACGGGTACTCCAGTGATCTCTACCAGTCCAGTTTCTTTGGCCTGAACGCAGCTGTTAATGTGGCCAACGAGTCTGTGGCAAAATTTGACCACGTTAACGTGACAGTGCACAACGGGGCAGCCAATGTCTATTCCTATGGAAATAATACTTATGTCTTCATCTCAGACTCGAGCCTGTACAGCTCCGGTCCAGTCTCGCATGGCCTGTATGCAGCAGGCTACGGTACCATTGTCGGCCGAAATCTAGAGCACTACTCCGGGGCTTATCGATCTTCGTCGTTTGCCGGGGACAGTCCCCAAGGCTACGTGTATGTGTACGACTCCGTCGCACATACGGCGGGCATTGGGAGCGCCATCATCTACGGTCAGGGCACCGTCTATGCCGAGAACATCGTGGGGTATGCCGAGCAGGCTCCCGTTGCCTTCTTAGATACCGCCCAGATAGACATCTACGATTCCGATCTTACTGCAGGCCTGCTGGCGGGAGCAGTGGTCTTTTCATCTGGGACACGGGGGTCTGGCTCGGAGATCAACTTCACCAACTCTCGCCTGACGGTTCTCCCtgaggcggcggcagcgctTTGGTTCGGCAATGTTATCGCCAGCTCTCATTTGACAAGTACGTCCATCAGCACCACGTCGGGCATCTTGGTCGTCGCCAATTACTCTCAGGTTACACAGGATTTTAGCTATTTCGCGGATTCTACAGCCGCTGCTGAAGCAACTGTCACGATATCCGAATCTGATCTAGAGGGAGACCTTGTGGCGTACAATGGCAGCAGTATCAGCTGGTCGCTGACGGAATACTCCTCGTGGACAGGTACAGCATACTCGGGCTATGGCACTTCGACCCTTGCTGTCTCACTGGATGTGACATCCACATGGACGTTGACCAATGACACAGTGCTCAACAATTTCACTGACTCGGACCAGACGTTGAGCAATGTGTACAGTGCTGGGTACACCTTGTATTATGACTCAAGCGCAGCCGCAAACCGATGGTTAAACGGGACGACCAAGCAGTTGACTGGTGGAGGCTCTGTAACGCCGGCAACAGCTGCGCAGCTGGCGAGATAA
- a CDS encoding uncharacterized protein (COG:S;~EggNog:ENOG410PY1P;~InterPro:IPR012332;~SECRETED:SignalP(1-24)), producing MPPQPWGILIVGTLHLLAALKAAATSSTSSLPTTAAYYVSESTKTFAESTLTATGTDEAVIIVKETGVAILSDVTLIKTGNTTSSDDSSFTDLNAAVGLETNGTVYITDSNITTNGLSANGLHTYEDGTTAYLSNVYIHAAGDGSHGIYTAGGAIYGENLEIYTYDGHGSAIATDQGGGLIMVENSAAYTYGALSALVYSTGNITVRSLTGTSAIAPVACIDGANSFTLTDCDVSSGTQNNGVFQIVSTVSSSTTETAYAYVNGGTVSETNGTYALLFVANIEAHVYLTDVAISIRSGILANITADSDWGISGENGGTANVYLSGIDVTGDIYVDDISAINLYLIGSSWTGALNQANTTGSAFVYLDRSSTWTLTGDSNVESISRVTGSSIFTGQYRVTEIA from the coding sequence ATGCCTCCTCAGCCGTGGGGTATCCTCATAGTAGGAACCCTTCATCTGCTGGCAGCCTTGAAAGCAGCGGCTACCTCATCTACCAGTTCTCTGCCTACCACCGCTGCCTACTATGTCAGTGAAAGCACCAAGACGTTTGCTGAATCGACTCTGACCGCCACCGGAACCGATGAAGCGGTCATAATTGTCAAAGAGACAGGAGTTGCTATTTTGTCTGATGTAACACTGATCAAGACCGGCAACACGACCAGCAGTGATGACAGCTCCTTCACGGATCTGAATGCCGCAGTCGGTCTGGAGACGAATGGCACGGTATATATCACCGACAGCAACATCACTACCAACGGCTTGAGTGCTAATGGACTACACACCTATGAAGATGGCACCACTGCCTACCTCTCCAATGTGTATATTCACGCAGCAGGAGATGGTTCACATGGCATCTACACCGCTGGTGGAGCCATTTACGGCGAGAACCTTGAGATTTATACTTATGATGGCCATGGCAGTGCAATCGCCACTGACCAAGGCGGCGGCCTCATCATGGTAGAAAATTCGGCTGCGTACACCTACGGTGCCCTCTCAGCATTGGTATACTCCACGGGAAATATTACAGTTCGTTCCCTTACTGGCACATCAGCCATTGCCCCTGTAGCTTGCATTGATGGTGCAAACTCGTTTACCTTGACCGACTGTGATGTTTCCTCCGGAACGCAGAACAATGGTGTGTTTCAAATTGTGAGTACGGTATCGAGCAGCACAACGGAAACCGCCTATGCCTATGTGAACGGTGGCACCGTATCCGAGACCAACGGCACCTATGCCTTGCTCTTTGTGGCGAACATCGAGGCCCACGTGTACCTGACCGAtgtcgccatctccatcagaTCCGGGATTCTAGCCAATATAACTGCTGACAGTGATTGGGGTATATCGGGAGAGAACGGCGGCACTGCCAATGTATATCTCTCGGGGATTGATGTCACCGGCGACATCTACGTGGATGACATCAGCGCCATCAATCTGTACCTGATCGGGTCAAGTTGGACAGGCGCGCTGAACCAGGCGAACACGACAGGGTCTGCATTTGTGTATCTGGATCGCAGTAGTACTTGGACACTGACGGGGGATTCGAATGTGGAGAGTATCAGCCGGGTGACTGGGTCTAGCATCTTTACTGGTCAATATCGAGTGACCGAGATTGCTTAG
- the NIT1_2 gene encoding carbon-nitrogen hydrolase family protein (COG:E;~EggNog:ENOG410PG8K;~InterPro:IPR036526,IPR044149,IPR000132,IPR003010;~PFAM:PF00795;~go_function: GO:0003824 - catalytic activity [Evidence IEA];~go_process: GO:0006807 - nitrogen compound metabolic process [Evidence IEA]), which translates to MPQKLTVAVAQASTQCTLAATLAALERVTRHAAARGVHLILFPEAYLGGYPRTCDFGTAVGARGAHGRDQFLEYFHAAVDLGDTPTGAGDDWVNRRLPLPRGKEYRGDGTREALEKISRETGVFIVCGVIERAGGSLYCSAIYVDPRDGALGKRRKVMPTASERLIWAQGSPSTLKAVTTELNGVRLTIGAAICWENYMPMLRQSLYSQNVNLYLAPTADARDTWLPLMRTVAGEGRTFVLSANQCVRRRELPGWITANSQDKHNGDEYICRGGSCIVGPLGEVLSEPIWEVSTDDVTDANDPNDPAMAAALSITEIDVEDCERGRLDLDVAGSYSRNDSFKLTVDGLDLNPPPV; encoded by the exons ATGCCGCAGAAGCTCACGGTCGCGGTGGCGCAAGCCAGCACCCAGTGCACTCTCGCAGCCACCTTGGCGGCCCTGGAGCGAGTGACTCGCCATGCTGCAGCCCGCGGGGTGCACTTGATTCTTTTCCCGGAGGCGTACTTGGGAGGCTATCCCCGGACCTGCGACTTTGGCACAGCGGTTGGTGCCCGTGGCGCTCATGGTCGCGACCAATTCCTCGAATACTTCCATGCCGCGGTTGACTTGGGCGACACCCCAACCGGAGCTGGAGACGACTGGGTGAACCGGAGATTGCCCCTTCCACGAGGCAAAGAGTATCGCGGGGATGGTACCCGAGAGgcactggagaagatctcccGCGAAACGGGCGTGTTCATTGTGTGTGGCGTCATCGAGCGCGCCGGGGGTAGCCTGTATTGTTCTGCCATCTATGTCGACCCGCGCGATGGCGCCTTGGGCAAGCGTCGGAAAGTAATGCCA ACAGCCTCAGAGCGTCTGATCTGGGCTCAAGGATCGCCTTCTACCCTCAAGGCTGTCACCACCGAACTTAATGGGGTTCGGCTGACCATCGGAGCAGCGATCTGCTGGGAGAATTACATGCCGATGCTTCGACAGAGCCTGTACTCCCAGAATGTCAACCTTTATCTGGCCCCTACAGCCGATGCCCGCGATACGTGGCTGCCGTTGATGCGCACAGTGGCTGGAGAAGGTCGTACGTTCGTTCTATCTGCCAACCAATGTGTGCGACGCCGGGAACTGCCCGGATGGATCACAGCCAACTCCCAGGACAAACACAATGGCGATGAATATATATGTAGGGGCGGCTCCTGCATTGTCGGACCCCTAGGGGAAGTCCTGAGTGAGCCCATCTGGGAAGTCAGTACGGATGATGTGACAGACGCCAACGATCCCAATGATCCAGCCATGGCAGCCGCGCTGTCAATTACAGAGATCGATGTGGAGGATTGTGAGCGCGGCCGGTTGGATCTGGACGTAGCCGGCAGTTATTCACGCAATGATTCCTTCAAGCTGACCGTAGATGGGCTGGACCTGAACCCACCTCCAGTATAA